One region of Catenuloplanes indicus genomic DNA includes:
- a CDS encoding M16 family metallopeptidase, which yields MTITHTEVDGVPVVLAPMDGPMAAGLVFRVGRADETLARSGVTHLIEHLALHGLGMTDYHFNGATSPITTTFQSQGTEADVVAFLNGVCGALTDLPVDRLAVEKEILRTEEASRGNSVAEPLAIWRYGARGHGVVGYPEFGLAGLTADDLRGWAARWFTRANAMLWIAGDRVPAGLRLTLPDGGTRMPAPVVTSALPVTPAYFHGPSERAVVYEGIVARSTAAGVFAGVLERALFRSLRQEGGYSYHVGADYQPRDATHASVHAVADMLPEKRDPLLGEFVDVLAALRYGRVEQSDVDAYVTKAVSSLDGADVAARSLPTRVQNELLGYRTLSPDELRAELRAVTPEDVAAVAAEAHASSLLMVPGGRGPDWAGFTAAPTESDRPVHGDRHPFRANRERAMIVGPEGVSLQGADGVVTVRYAEAAAMLAWPDGARRLIGHDAISVHLEPALFTVTPAAMAAIDAAVAPELRVEMPARDPDDVPRPPSRVRLARHRAVRVLHRALHRTADRIASVPDGVRWTLIIALFLVNIRLIDALDGNTPMRVTVFAVILLVSLLLTDWAVKGLRRLAGYLLR from the coding sequence ATGACGATCACGCACACCGAGGTCGACGGCGTGCCCGTCGTGCTCGCGCCGATGGACGGGCCGATGGCGGCCGGGCTGGTCTTCCGGGTCGGGCGGGCCGACGAGACGCTGGCCCGGTCCGGCGTCACGCACCTGATCGAGCACCTGGCGCTGCACGGGCTCGGCATGACCGACTATCACTTCAACGGCGCCACCTCGCCGATCACCACCACGTTCCAGTCGCAGGGCACCGAGGCGGACGTGGTGGCGTTCCTGAACGGCGTCTGCGGCGCGCTCACCGACCTGCCGGTGGACCGGCTGGCCGTGGAGAAGGAGATCCTGCGCACCGAGGAGGCGAGCCGCGGCAACTCGGTCGCCGAGCCGCTGGCGATCTGGCGGTACGGCGCCCGCGGTCACGGCGTGGTGGGCTATCCCGAGTTCGGTCTCGCCGGGCTCACCGCTGACGATCTGCGCGGGTGGGCCGCCCGCTGGTTCACCCGGGCGAACGCGATGCTGTGGATCGCCGGTGACCGGGTGCCGGCCGGGCTGCGGCTGACGCTGCCGGACGGCGGCACCCGCATGCCGGCGCCGGTGGTCACGTCCGCGCTGCCGGTGACGCCCGCGTACTTCCACGGGCCGAGCGAGCGTGCCGTGGTGTACGAGGGGATCGTCGCGCGCAGCACCGCGGCCGGCGTGTTCGCGGGCGTGCTGGAGCGTGCGCTGTTCCGGTCGCTGCGGCAGGAGGGTGGCTACTCGTACCACGTCGGCGCGGACTACCAGCCGCGGGACGCCACCCACGCGTCGGTCCACGCGGTCGCGGACATGCTGCCGGAGAAGCGCGACCCGCTGCTCGGCGAGTTCGTGGACGTGCTGGCCGCGCTCCGGTACGGCCGGGTCGAGCAGTCCGACGTGGACGCGTACGTCACGAAGGCGGTGTCGTCCCTGGACGGCGCGGACGTGGCGGCGCGCAGTCTGCCCACGCGCGTACAGAACGAGCTGCTCGGCTACCGGACGCTGTCGCCGGACGAGCTGCGCGCGGAACTGCGCGCGGTCACCCCGGAGGACGTCGCCGCGGTCGCCGCCGAGGCGCACGCGTCGTCGCTGCTGATGGTGCCGGGCGGCCGCGGCCCGGACTGGGCCGGTTTCACGGCCGCGCCCACGGAATCGGACCGCCCGGTCCACGGCGACCGGCACCCGTTCCGGGCGAACCGCGAGCGGGCGATGATCGTCGGGCCGGAGGGCGTGTCGCTGCAGGGTGCCGACGGCGTGGTGACGGTGCGGTACGCCGAGGCCGCCGCGATGCTGGCCTGGCCGGACGGCGCGCGCCGGCTGATCGGGCACGACGCGATCTCCGTGCACCTGGAGCCGGCGCTGTTCACGGTGACGCCGGCCGCGATGGCCGCGATCGACGCGGCCGTGGCGCCGGAGCTGCGTGTGGAGATGCCGGCCCGGGACCCGGACGACGTACCGCGGCCGCCGTCCCGGGTCCGCCTCGCACGCCACCGGGCCGTCCGGGTGCTGCACCGGGCGTTGCACCGGACCGCGGACCGGATCGCCTCGGTCCCGGACGGCGTGCGGTGGACGCTGATCATCGCGTTGTTCCTGGTGAACATCCGCCTGATCGACGCGCTCGACGGGAACACTCCGATGCGGGTGACCGTGTTCGCGGTGATCCTTCTGGTGTCGCTGCTGCTGACCGACTGGGCGGTCAAGGGCCTGCGCCGGCTGGCGGGCTACTTGCTGCGGTAG
- a CDS encoding pyridoxamine 5'-phosphate oxidase family protein yields MDLAQNAVIGTPEELRELLGVPMPRAVTKERVTLHERDREWLAASPFCVISTSDADGNCDASPKGDPPGFTLVLDEATIAIPERPGNRRADGYLNVLSNPHVGLLYLIPGRTETLRINGRARLVRDAPYFEDMVVKGHRPILALEVRIEQIFFHCAKAFLRSELWKPETWHPEVLPRHARLVKDVQPDTPETLEQLEAYYGPSYLNGLYRSK; encoded by the coding sequence ATGGATCTCGCACAGAACGCCGTCATCGGCACGCCGGAGGAGCTGCGTGAGCTGCTCGGCGTGCCGATGCCGCGCGCGGTCACCAAGGAGCGCGTCACGCTGCACGAGCGGGACCGGGAGTGGCTGGCCGCGTCGCCGTTCTGCGTCATCTCCACCTCGGACGCGGACGGCAACTGCGACGCCTCGCCCAAGGGCGACCCGCCCGGCTTCACGCTGGTGCTGGACGAGGCCACGATCGCGATCCCGGAGCGGCCCGGCAACCGTCGCGCCGACGGCTACCTGAACGTGCTGAGCAACCCGCACGTCGGCCTGCTCTACCTGATCCCCGGCCGCACCGAGACGCTGCGGATCAACGGCCGGGCCCGCCTGGTGCGGGACGCGCCGTACTTCGAGGACATGGTGGTCAAGGGCCACCGGCCGATCCTCGCGCTGGAGGTGCGGATCGAGCAGATCTTCTTCCACTGCGCCAAGGCGTTCCTCCGCTCGGAGCTGTGGAAGCCGGAGACCTGGCACCCGGAGGTGCTGCCCCGGCATGCCCGGCTGGTGAAGGACGTCCAGCCGGACACACCCGAGACGCTGGAGCAGCTGGAGGCGTACTACGGCCCGAGCTACCTGAACGGGCTCTACCGCAGCAAGTAG
- a CDS encoding right-handed parallel beta-helix repeat-containing protein, with protein MTASTPSPRRRAAMTGGVAVGLSLLAAMAGLGSCRAETPDAAPATSAAPPPIETAAPLATGPIGASTPAGTATECPAATVTVSDAAGLTAALAAARPGAVIRLADGVYQDEFVASVPGTADAPVTLCGGVGAILDGGGVTKGYGLHLDGASHWRVLGFTVRNAQKGVMADGVQHTTIAGLTVERIGDEAVHLRRFSSDNVVEGNIIRDTGRRKPQFGEGVYVGTAESNWCDITDCAPDTSDRNVVRNNTITAVTAENVDIKEGTTGGTVTGNTFDGAALSGGHADSWVDVKGNDWTISGNTGTNSPLDGFQTHSVVDGWGRGNVFSRNVATVDGPGFGFSLTPVEDNRVACDNEVSGAAEGTSNTPCS; from the coding sequence ATGACGGCATCGACGCCCTCGCCGCGCCGCCGCGCCGCGATGACGGGCGGTGTCGCGGTGGGGCTCTCGCTGCTCGCGGCGATGGCCGGGCTCGGCTCGTGCCGCGCCGAGACGCCGGACGCCGCGCCGGCCACCTCCGCCGCGCCACCGCCGATCGAGACGGCCGCGCCGCTCGCCACCGGCCCGATCGGCGCGAGCACGCCGGCGGGCACCGCCACGGAGTGCCCGGCGGCCACGGTGACCGTGTCGGACGCGGCCGGGCTCACCGCGGCGCTGGCCGCGGCCCGGCCCGGTGCAGTGATCCGGCTGGCCGACGGCGTCTATCAGGACGAGTTCGTCGCGTCGGTGCCCGGCACGGCGGACGCGCCGGTCACGCTCTGTGGCGGCGTCGGTGCGATCCTGGACGGGGGTGGCGTGACCAAGGGCTACGGCCTGCACCTGGACGGTGCCAGCCACTGGCGGGTGCTCGGCTTCACGGTCCGGAACGCGCAGAAGGGCGTGATGGCCGACGGCGTCCAGCACACCACGATCGCCGGCCTGACCGTGGAGCGGATCGGCGACGAGGCCGTCCACCTGCGCAGGTTCAGCTCGGACAACGTGGTCGAGGGCAACATCATCCGGGACACCGGGCGGCGCAAGCCGCAGTTCGGCGAGGGCGTCTACGTCGGCACGGCGGAGTCGAACTGGTGCGACATCACCGATTGCGCGCCGGACACCAGCGACCGCAACGTGGTCCGGAACAACACGATCACCGCGGTCACCGCGGAGAACGTCGACATCAAGGAGGGTACGACCGGCGGCACCGTCACCGGGAACACCTTCGACGGTGCGGCGCTCTCCGGCGGGCACGCCGACTCCTGGGTCGACGTGAAGGGCAACGACTGGACCATCTCCGGTAACACCGGGACGAATTCTCCGCTGGACGGTTTCCAGACACACTCCGTCGTGGACGGTTGGGGCAGGGGCAACGTCTTCTCCCGCAACGTCGCGACCGTCGACGGGCCTGGTTTCGGCTTCAGCCTCACCCCGGTCGAGGACAACCGGGTCGCCTGTGACAACGAGGTCAGCGGCGCCGCCGAGGGCACCTCCAACACCCCCTGTTCCTGA
- a CDS encoding UDP-glucose dehydrogenase family protein has translation MTTPRLTVIGTGYLGATHAICMAVLGFEVLGVDVDEQKIARLAAGEVPFFEPGLPELLTKALESGRLRFTTSFAEAAEFGDVHFICVGTPQQKGSHAADMTYVDASVTALARHLTRKALVVGKSTVPVGTAARLTALVKEIAPAADEVELAWNPEFLREGFAVEDTMKPDRLVFGVASGWAEERLRAAFEPVLAQGVPVKVTDLATAELVKVAANSFLATKISYINAMAEVCEATGADVSDLAEALAFDTRIGGRFLRPGLGFGGGCLPKDIRAFMARAEELGVGQAVGFLREIDGINQRRRARTVDLVTELAGGDVAGKKVAALGAAFKPDSDDIRDAPALDVAGTLHRMGAEVTVFDPAAMENAKRVHPELAYGESALDAARDADVVVLLTEWTEFRAIDPAAMAAVVAGKSIVDGRHALDPAAWRAAGWEYRALGRP, from the coding sequence GTGACCACCCCTCGCCTCACCGTGATCGGTACCGGCTACCTCGGCGCGACGCACGCGATCTGCATGGCCGTCCTCGGCTTCGAGGTGCTCGGCGTCGACGTGGACGAGCAGAAGATCGCCCGGCTGGCCGCCGGCGAGGTGCCGTTCTTCGAGCCCGGCCTGCCCGAGCTGCTCACCAAGGCGCTCGAGTCCGGCCGGCTGCGCTTCACCACCTCGTTCGCGGAGGCCGCCGAGTTCGGCGACGTGCACTTCATCTGCGTCGGCACGCCGCAGCAGAAGGGCTCGCACGCGGCCGACATGACCTACGTCGACGCGTCGGTCACCGCGCTCGCGCGGCACCTCACCCGCAAGGCGCTGGTGGTCGGCAAGTCCACCGTTCCGGTCGGCACCGCGGCCCGGCTGACCGCGCTGGTCAAGGAGATCGCGCCGGCCGCCGACGAGGTCGAGCTGGCCTGGAACCCGGAGTTCCTGCGCGAGGGCTTCGCGGTCGAGGACACCATGAAGCCGGACCGCCTGGTCTTCGGCGTCGCGTCCGGGTGGGCGGAGGAGCGGCTGCGCGCCGCGTTCGAGCCGGTGCTGGCGCAGGGCGTACCGGTGAAGGTCACCGATCTGGCCACCGCGGAGCTGGTCAAGGTCGCGGCGAACTCGTTCCTGGCCACCAAGATCTCGTACATCAACGCGATGGCCGAGGTGTGCGAGGCGACCGGCGCGGACGTGTCCGACCTGGCCGAGGCGCTGGCGTTCGACACCCGGATCGGCGGTCGGTTCCTGCGGCCCGGCCTCGGCTTCGGCGGCGGCTGCCTGCCCAAGGACATCCGCGCGTTCATGGCCCGCGCCGAGGAGCTCGGCGTCGGCCAGGCGGTCGGCTTCCTGCGCGAGATCGACGGCATCAACCAGCGCCGCCGGGCCCGCACCGTCGACCTGGTCACCGAGCTGGCCGGTGGTGACGTGGCCGGCAAGAAGGTCGCGGCGCTCGGCGCGGCGTTCAAGCCGGACTCCGACGACATCCGCGACGCGCCCGCGCTGGACGTGGCCGGCACGCTGCACCGGATGGGCGCCGAGGTGACCGTGTTCGACCCGGCCGCGATGGAGAACGCCAAGCGCGTGCACCCGGAGCTGGCCTACGGCGAGAGTGCGCTGGACGCGGCCCGGGACGCGGACGTGGTCGTGCTGCTCACCGAGTGGACCGAGTTCCGCGCGATCGACCCGGCCGCGATGGCCGCGGTGGTCGCCGGCAAGTCCATCGTGGACGGCCGGCACGCGCTGGACCCGGCCGCGTGGCGCGCGGCCGGCTGGGAGTACCGGGCGCTCGGCCGCCCCTGA